A section of the Amycolatopsis sp. AA4 genome encodes:
- a CDS encoding amidase, with translation MTELADLTANELVAGYRAQTFSPVEVTEAVLARIDAREPELCALYAYDAASAREAAKAAEARWHAGEPSGPIDGVPLTLKENIASVGVPTPLGTAATALTPAAADAPAAARVRESGAVLLAKTTMPDYGMLTSGLSSFHAASRNPWDVTRTPGGSSAGAATAAAAGYGPLHVGTDIGGSIRLPAGWCGLVGLKPSFGRVPVDPPFLGRVAGPLTRTVADTALLMSVLAQPDSRDHLSLPPASIDWLSLTGSLSGLRVGLQLDPGVGLPVAPEVAAAVTAAAELFSAAGATVEPVAPFLTREHLNGLDTFWRVRAWSDLAALSEDQRAKVLPYIAEWAAGGAEASGVDTYRGFAAIDAISVAALRATEPYDVVLSPTCPVLPPPAEWPSPTNDPSRPFEHIAFTVPYNMSGQPAVSLNCGYTPEGLPIGLQIAGRRFADLEVLQIAAAYEKLRGEQRPWPVS, from the coding sequence ATGACCGAATTGGCCGACCTGACCGCTAACGAGCTGGTAGCCGGGTACCGCGCGCAGACGTTCTCGCCCGTCGAAGTCACCGAAGCCGTCCTCGCCCGCATCGACGCTCGCGAACCCGAACTGTGCGCCCTGTACGCGTACGACGCCGCTTCAGCCCGCGAAGCAGCGAAGGCGGCCGAAGCACGTTGGCACGCCGGTGAACCCTCCGGACCCATCGACGGTGTCCCTCTGACGCTGAAGGAAAACATCGCTTCGGTCGGTGTACCCACGCCCCTCGGGACCGCCGCTACGGCGTTGACGCCCGCTGCCGCCGACGCCCCTGCCGCGGCGCGCGTACGCGAGTCAGGCGCAGTACTGCTGGCGAAGACGACCATGCCCGACTACGGCATGCTCACCTCCGGCCTCTCGAGCTTCCACGCCGCTTCGCGCAACCCGTGGGACGTCACGCGCACCCCCGGCGGCTCCAGCGCCGGTGCCGCGACCGCAGCCGCCGCGGGCTACGGCCCCTTGCACGTAGGCACCGACATCGGCGGCTCCATCCGCCTCCCCGCCGGTTGGTGCGGTCTGGTCGGCCTGAAACCCAGCTTCGGCCGCGTCCCGGTCGACCCGCCCTTCCTCGGCCGCGTCGCCGGACCCCTGACCAGGACCGTCGCCGACACCGCCCTGCTGATGAGCGTCCTGGCCCAACCTGATTCGCGGGACCACCTGAGCCTGCCGCCCGCTTCGATCGACTGGCTTTCCCTGACTGGCTCGCTGTCCGGCCTGCGCGTCGGCCTGCAACTAGACCCCGGCGTCGGCCTCCCCGTCGCCCCGGAGGTCGCCGCCGCGGTCACCGCCGCCGCCGAGTTGTTCTCTGCTGCTGGCGCGACCGTGGAACCCGTCGCCCCGTTCCTGACCCGCGAACACCTGAACGGCCTGGACACCTTCTGGCGAGTCCGCGCCTGGTCGGACCTGGCCGCGCTGTCGGAAGACCAGCGCGCGAAAGTCCTGCCGTACATCGCGGAATGGGCCGCCGGGGGAGCGGAAGCGTCCGGTGTGGACACTTACCGAGGCTTCGCCGCCATCGACGCGATCAGCGTGGCTGCCCTGCGCGCAACCGAACCGTACGACGTGGTGCTTTCACCGACCTGCCCGGTGCTGCCGCCGCCCGCGGAATGGCCGTCCCCGACGAACGACCCGTCGCGCCCGTTCGAGCACATCGCGTTCACGGTGCCGTACAACATGTCCGGCCAGCCCGCGGTGTCCCTGAACTGCGGCTACACCCCGGAGGGGTTGCCGATCGGACTGCAGATCGCGGGCCGTCGGTTCGCCGACCTGGAGGTCCTCCAGATCGCCGCGGCTTACGAGAAGCTGCGCGGGGAACAGCGTCCTTGGCCGGTCAGCTGA
- a CDS encoding D-arabinono-1,4-lactone oxidase, whose product MTWSNWAGTAKATPQRVHRPRSTAEIAEVVHGISGAGRRVRAWGSGHSFTAIAAADSDALDLTGWTGIARADLENQQVTVRSGTTLRALNAALDALGLAMTNLGDIDAQTIAGAISTGTHGTGARFGGISTQIVALELVLADGSVVRCAADERPELFHAARVGLGAVGVISTVTLQCEPSFVLSAQERPEPLEQVLEGFDDNAAGNDHFEFYWFPYGSKALVKRNNRLPLDAARKPLSRLRQFVDYELTENVAFGGLCRLGRAVPKLVRPLGAFASQVSSPREYSDLSHRVFVTHRGVRFVESEYAVPRESVLDVLAELRAAVPRLKDPVAFPVEVRVAAADDIWLSTAHGRDSAYIAIHQFLGMPYREYFTAFENIAGQVGGRPHWGKMHDLDASVLRTRYPHFDDFLRIRKECDPAGTFANTYLDRVLGTV is encoded by the coding sequence ATGACGTGGAGCAACTGGGCCGGAACGGCCAAGGCCACCCCGCAGCGGGTGCACCGGCCGCGCAGCACGGCCGAGATCGCCGAGGTCGTGCACGGGATTTCCGGAGCCGGGCGCCGGGTTCGCGCGTGGGGCAGCGGGCATTCGTTCACCGCGATCGCGGCCGCCGATTCCGACGCGCTGGACCTGACCGGGTGGACCGGCATCGCCCGCGCCGACCTGGAGAACCAGCAGGTCACGGTCCGGTCCGGCACCACTTTGCGCGCTCTCAACGCGGCGCTCGACGCGCTCGGGCTGGCGATGACGAACCTGGGCGACATCGACGCGCAGACGATCGCGGGCGCGATTTCCACCGGCACGCACGGCACCGGCGCGCGGTTCGGCGGGATCTCGACCCAGATCGTCGCGCTGGAACTGGTCCTCGCCGACGGTTCGGTGGTCCGCTGCGCGGCCGACGAGCGTCCGGAGCTGTTCCACGCCGCCCGCGTCGGTCTCGGCGCGGTGGGCGTGATCAGCACGGTGACGCTGCAGTGCGAACCGTCCTTCGTGCTCTCCGCGCAGGAACGCCCGGAGCCGCTGGAGCAGGTCCTGGAAGGGTTCGACGACAACGCGGCGGGCAACGACCATTTCGAGTTCTACTGGTTTCCCTACGGCAGCAAGGCGTTGGTGAAGCGCAACAACCGGCTGCCGCTGGACGCCGCGCGGAAACCGTTGTCCCGCCTGCGCCAGTTCGTGGACTACGAACTCACCGAGAACGTCGCGTTCGGCGGCCTGTGCCGGCTCGGGCGCGCGGTGCCGAAACTGGTCCGCCCGCTCGGCGCGTTCGCCTCCCAGGTGTCCTCGCCGCGCGAGTACAGCGACCTGTCGCACCGCGTGTTCGTCACCCACCGCGGGGTGCGGTTCGTGGAATCCGAATACGCGGTCCCGCGCGAATCCGTGCTCGACGTGCTGGCCGAACTGCGCGCGGCGGTGCCGCGGCTGAAAGACCCGGTCGCGTTCCCGGTCGAGGTGCGCGTGGCCGCCGCCGACGACATCTGGCTGTCCACCGCGCACGGCCGCGACTCCGCCTACATCGCGATCCACCAGTTCCTCGGCATGCCCTACCGCGAGTACTTCACCGCGTTCGAGAACATCGCGGGCCAGGTCGGCGGACGACCGCACTGGGGCAAAATGCACGACCTCGACGCGTCCGTGCTCCGCACCCGCTACCCGCACTTCGACGACTTCCTGCGCATCCGCAAGGAATGCGACCCGGCCGGGACATTCGCCAACACCTACCTCGACCGGGTCCTGGGAACCGTCTGA
- a CDS encoding CoA ester lyase, translating to MRSPKDFFAPLAVGAPQPPRQIPVRPSRMIHFFDPGNEKMAAKVPDLAKKTDVLLGNLEDAVRADRKEAARAGLVSIAKATDFGRTQLWTRVNSLDSPWVLDDLITLVTEIGDKLDVIMIPKVEGAQDIHYVDRLLAQLEARAGLTEPLLVHAILETASGVANVEEIAGASPRMQGISLGPADLAASRRMKTTRVGGGHPGYLVRTDPVGEDLTEGRTTYQQDLWHYTVARMVDACAMNGILPYYGPFGDIRDVVACEDQFRNAFLLGCVGAWSLHPVQIDIAKKVFSPSPADVAWARRVIAEMGDGTGAVMIDGKMQDDASVKQCRVVVELADELAATDPELAAAYDAATKEIQS from the coding sequence ATGCGCTCGCCGAAGGACTTCTTCGCCCCGCTCGCCGTCGGAGCGCCGCAACCGCCGCGGCAGATCCCGGTGCGGCCGTCGCGCATGATCCACTTTTTCGATCCGGGCAACGAAAAGATGGCCGCGAAGGTCCCTGACCTCGCGAAGAAGACCGACGTGCTGCTCGGCAACCTCGAGGACGCGGTCCGCGCCGACCGCAAGGAAGCGGCGCGCGCCGGGCTGGTGTCGATCGCGAAGGCGACGGACTTCGGCCGCACGCAGCTGTGGACGCGGGTGAACAGCCTCGACTCGCCGTGGGTGCTCGACGACCTGATCACGCTGGTCACCGAGATCGGCGACAAGCTCGACGTGATCATGATCCCGAAGGTCGAAGGCGCACAGGACATTCACTACGTCGACCGGTTGCTGGCGCAGCTGGAAGCGCGCGCCGGGCTGACGGAACCGCTGCTGGTGCACGCGATCCTGGAAACGGCGAGCGGCGTCGCGAACGTCGAGGAGATCGCTGGCGCCTCGCCGCGCATGCAGGGCATCTCGCTGGGCCCGGCCGACCTGGCCGCGAGCCGCCGGATGAAGACGACCCGCGTCGGCGGCGGGCACCCCGGTTACCTGGTGCGCACGGACCCGGTCGGCGAGGATCTCACCGAGGGCCGCACGACGTATCAGCAGGACCTGTGGCACTACACGGTCGCGCGGATGGTCGACGCGTGTGCGATGAACGGCATCCTTCCGTACTACGGGCCGTTCGGGGACATCCGCGACGTGGTGGCCTGCGAGGACCAGTTCCGCAACGCGTTCCTGCTCGGCTGCGTCGGCGCGTGGAGCCTGCACCCGGTGCAGATCGACATCGCGAAGAAGGTCTTCTCGCCGTCCCCCGCCGACGTGGCCTGGGCCCGCCGCGTGATCGCCGAGATGGGCGACGGCACCGGCGCGGTGATGATCGACGGGAAAATGCAGGACGACGCCTCGGTCAAGCAGTGCCGGGTGGTCGTGGAACTCGCTGACGAACTGGCCGCCACCGACCCCGAACTGGCCGCCGCGTACGACGCCGCGACGAAGGAGATCCAGTCATGA
- a CDS encoding amino acid deaminase/aldolase, with translation MTTSAHGYDLATKDLDPPLAIVDLDAFDANADDLLRRAAGKPIRVVSKSVRCRALLERALARDGFEGLMCYSLAEAVWHAELGTSDDIVVAYPTADHEALRRLAASERARAAVTIMVDSTEHLDLVDAALGHGHPDIRVCLELDASWRPLPGVHVGTRRSPVFKPANAAAIARRIVTRPGFRLAGMMAYEGQIAGLGDAAGKGLQNRMVGWMQRRSAAELARRREAAVRAVREVADLEFVNGGGTGSIETTGAEDVVTEIAAGSGFLAPTLFDGYSHFQPRPAALFALPVVRRPAKNVATLYSGGYIASGPTGPSREPSPYLPEGLRLLGFEGAGEVQTPVTGEAARTLRLGDRVWLRHAKAGELAERFLAYHLVRGSQVERTVPTYRGEGRNFG, from the coding sequence GTGACCACCTCAGCGCACGGGTACGACCTCGCGACGAAGGACCTCGATCCGCCGCTCGCGATCGTCGACCTGGACGCCTTCGACGCCAACGCCGACGACCTGCTGCGCCGGGCCGCGGGCAAGCCGATCCGGGTGGTCAGCAAGTCCGTGCGCTGCCGGGCGCTGCTGGAGCGAGCGCTCGCGCGAGACGGCTTCGAAGGCTTGATGTGCTACTCGCTCGCCGAGGCAGTTTGGCACGCTGAGCTGGGCACTTCCGACGACATCGTGGTCGCGTACCCGACCGCGGACCACGAGGCGCTCCGCCGGCTGGCGGCGAGCGAACGCGCTCGGGCGGCGGTCACGATCATGGTCGATTCGACCGAGCACCTCGACCTCGTCGACGCCGCGCTCGGCCACGGCCACCCGGACATCCGCGTCTGCCTCGAACTCGACGCGTCCTGGCGTCCGCTGCCCGGCGTCCACGTCGGCACCAGGCGTTCGCCGGTGTTCAAACCGGCGAACGCGGCCGCGATCGCGCGCCGGATCGTGACGCGGCCGGGCTTCCGGCTGGCCGGGATGATGGCGTACGAGGGCCAGATCGCCGGACTCGGCGACGCCGCCGGGAAAGGCCTGCAGAACCGGATGGTCGGTTGGATGCAACGCCGTTCCGCGGCCGAACTCGCGCGCCGCCGCGAGGCAGCGGTGCGGGCCGTGCGCGAGGTCGCCGACCTGGAGTTCGTCAACGGCGGCGGCACCGGAAGCATCGAGACCACCGGCGCGGAGGACGTGGTCACCGAAATCGCCGCCGGTTCCGGATTCCTCGCGCCGACGCTGTTCGACGGCTATTCGCACTTCCAGCCGCGCCCGGCCGCGTTGTTCGCGCTGCCGGTGGTGCGCCGTCCGGCGAAGAACGTCGCGACGCTGTACTCCGGCGGCTACATCGCCTCCGGCCCCACCGGTCCGTCGCGCGAACCGTCGCCGTACCTGCCGGAAGGCTTGCGCCTGCTGGGTTTCGAGGGCGCCGGTGAGGTGCAGACGCCGGTGACCGGCGAGGCCGCGCGCACGCTCCGGCTCGGCGACCGGGTCTGGCTGCGGCACGCGAAGGCCGGGGAACTGGCCGAACGATTCCTGGCCTACCACCTCGTCCGCGGCAGCCAGGTGGAGCGCACCGTCCCGACCTATCGCGGCGAAGGCCGCAACTTCGGCTGA
- a CDS encoding DUF4276 family protein: MTDPKRLHLSVEGQSELTVAQELLVDHLREAGWTTVTVSVVRTQTSSVTHRGGVSSWVKIHREIQHLLGQKSLTALTTIFDFYGFPADAPGVSSLPAGPADTQVQHVERAIAAAVPDRRFLPHLVLHELESWVFAAAEQLSELRGEPRLADQLRADCAAAGGPELVNGGTKTAPSKRLIRYCAGYQKVIEGPLAIAELGVAGLKSQCPHFDLWLSKLEELAKR, translated from the coding sequence ATGACTGACCCGAAGCGCCTCCACTTGTCGGTCGAAGGGCAGTCGGAGCTGACAGTCGCGCAGGAACTCCTGGTCGACCATTTGCGAGAGGCTGGCTGGACAACCGTCACCGTGTCTGTCGTGCGAACACAGACCTCGTCGGTCACGCACCGCGGCGGCGTTTCGTCCTGGGTGAAGATCCACCGGGAGATCCAGCACCTGCTCGGCCAGAAGTCCCTCACCGCTTTGACCACGATCTTCGATTTCTACGGCTTTCCCGCCGATGCACCAGGAGTTTCGAGCCTTCCGGCAGGCCCGGCCGACACTCAAGTGCAGCACGTCGAGCGCGCGATCGCGGCGGCCGTCCCCGACCGACGCTTTCTCCCTCACCTGGTCTTGCACGAGCTCGAATCCTGGGTATTCGCGGCGGCCGAGCAGCTGAGCGAGTTGAGGGGTGAACCGCGACTGGCCGATCAGCTTCGCGCCGACTGCGCCGCCGCCGGCGGTCCGGAACTGGTCAATGGCGGCACGAAAACGGCACCGTCAAAACGCCTCATTCGCTACTGCGCCGGCTACCAGAAAGTGATCGAAGGCCCGCTGGCGATCGCCGAACTCGGTGTGGCTGGGCTGAAGAGCCAGTGCCCTCATTTCGACTTGTGGTTGAGCAAGCTTGAAGAGCTGGCAAAACGCTGA
- a CDS encoding CoA ester lyase: protein MTELRPRRSVLYMPGANERALEKAKTLPADALILDLEDAVAPDAKEAARERVCAAVGTYGSREVTIRVNGLDTEWHDADLRAAAAAGPAAVVVPKVNSAAEVHNIERALELGGAPEHTKIWAMVETPIAMLHAEEIASASERLTVLVMGTNDLAKELHAEFVPGRGPLLGGLSLCLLAARATGKVILDGVYNDVKDAEGFEAECLQGRQYGFDGKTLIHPSQVEPCNRIFAPSEEEIDRSRRIIAAFEEASAAGRGVVTVDGRMIENLHVENARRVLALAEAIGAQ, encoded by the coding sequence ATGACCGAACTCCGCCCGCGGCGGTCCGTGCTGTATATGCCCGGCGCGAACGAACGCGCGCTGGAGAAGGCGAAGACTCTTCCCGCGGACGCGTTGATCCTGGACCTGGAAGACGCCGTCGCGCCGGACGCGAAGGAAGCCGCGCGGGAACGGGTCTGCGCCGCGGTCGGTACTTATGGCTCGCGCGAGGTGACGATCCGGGTCAACGGCCTGGACACCGAATGGCACGACGCCGACCTGCGCGCCGCCGCTGCCGCCGGCCCGGCTGCCGTGGTGGTGCCGAAGGTGAACTCGGCGGCCGAGGTGCACAACATTGAGCGCGCGCTGGAACTCGGCGGAGCGCCGGAGCACACGAAGATCTGGGCGATGGTGGAGACGCCGATCGCGATGCTGCACGCGGAGGAGATCGCGAGCGCCTCGGAGCGGTTGACCGTGCTGGTGATGGGCACGAACGACCTGGCGAAGGAACTGCACGCGGAGTTCGTGCCGGGCCGGGGACCGTTGCTGGGCGGGCTTTCGCTGTGCCTGCTGGCCGCGCGCGCGACGGGGAAGGTGATCCTGGACGGGGTCTACAACGACGTCAAGGACGCTGAAGGCTTCGAAGCGGAATGCTTGCAGGGGCGGCAGTACGGGTTCGACGGGAAGACGTTGATCCATCCTTCGCAGGTGGAGCCGTGCAACCGGATCTTCGCGCCGTCGGAGGAGGAAATCGACCGGTCACGGCGGATCATCGCGGCGTTCGAGGAGGCCTCGGCTGCGGGACGCGGCGTGGTGACTGTGGACGGGCGGATGATCGAGAACCTGCACGTGGAGAACGCCCGGCGGGTGCTGGCGTTGGCGGAGGCGATCGGGGCGCAGTAA
- a CDS encoding AAA family ATPase gives MARHSLSAITIEGFTSIRSAQVPLGSMNVLVGANGAGKSNFIQALGLLSSIVDGDLGLHVGLHGGAAEMSYKGSSQSSIGLTLDLSAASYRIRLVPAANDELIFDLEEISKTAPELPYRRELGQGHRESRLEQAVDEHDAAAELIHAVLKGCRVYHFDDTSRDAPVKRQAPTADNLALRDDAANLAPVLLRLQRSDRSEDKAAYRRITSTIRLVAPFFKDFVLDDEYGTDRVRLRWVHKELDGIFSAEQMSDGTLRFVCLATLLMQPRLPGLVVLDEPELGLHPYAIVVLADMLRRAAAQSQVLIATQSVTLMNQFTVDDLIVVEQHDGSSSFGKPNPDALRTWLEDYSLGELWEKNLIGGQPGSRGSVLND, from the coding sequence ATGGCTCGGCACTCGCTCAGCGCGATCACCATCGAGGGATTCACCTCGATCCGTTCGGCACAGGTGCCTCTCGGCAGCATGAATGTGCTGGTCGGGGCAAACGGCGCGGGCAAGAGCAACTTCATCCAGGCACTGGGTCTGCTGAGCAGCATTGTCGACGGAGACCTCGGGTTGCACGTCGGGCTCCATGGCGGAGCCGCCGAAATGAGCTACAAGGGAAGCTCCCAATCCAGCATTGGGCTGACTCTCGACCTGTCGGCAGCGAGCTACCGCATTCGACTCGTGCCCGCGGCCAACGACGAGCTGATCTTCGATCTGGAGGAGATCAGCAAGACCGCTCCCGAATTGCCTTACCGGCGTGAACTCGGCCAGGGGCATCGCGAGTCACGCCTCGAACAAGCTGTTGACGAGCACGACGCGGCCGCGGAACTCATTCACGCTGTGCTCAAGGGCTGCCGGGTCTATCACTTCGACGACACGAGCCGCGACGCGCCTGTCAAACGGCAAGCGCCGACAGCGGACAACCTCGCACTTCGAGACGACGCCGCCAACCTCGCGCCCGTTCTCCTGCGGTTGCAACGCAGCGACCGTTCGGAAGACAAAGCTGCCTACCGTCGCATCACCAGCACGATCCGCCTGGTCGCCCCGTTTTTCAAGGACTTCGTTCTCGACGACGAATACGGAACCGACCGAGTCCGGCTCCGCTGGGTCCACAAAGAACTCGACGGGATCTTTTCCGCCGAGCAGATGTCCGACGGAACGTTGCGGTTCGTCTGCCTGGCCACCTTGCTGATGCAGCCGCGGCTTCCCGGGCTGGTGGTCCTGGACGAACCGGAACTCGGCCTGCACCCGTACGCGATCGTCGTGCTGGCGGACATGCTTCGACGAGCGGCGGCGCAAAGCCAGGTACTGATCGCCACGCAATCGGTCACGCTCATGAACCAGTTCACCGTCGACGACCTCATCGTGGTCGAACAACACGACGGCAGTTCTTCCTTCGGGAAGCCGAACCCCGACGCGTTGCGGACCTGGCTCGAGGATTACTCGCTTGGCGAACTGTGGGAGAAGAACCTCATCGGCGGACAACCGGGGTCGAGGGGCAGCGTCCTGAATGACTGA
- a CDS encoding TetR/AcrR family transcriptional regulator, which produces MSESRETPRNDVAETQAEPTPLRRKPVQQRSARRVEQMLDASAELIDELGYDALTTTLIAKRAGVAVGSLYQFFPDKRAVVQALTQRNLERFVAAVNERLQQLSPEHWWNIVDSVLDIYLRMHREVPGFSKVHFGDVIDVRLLADDRDNNSVIADSLVEILRGHVDRPADELRFAIAIANETADALLKLAFRRDPNGDERIVAEAKHVVKGYLASKFGD; this is translated from the coding sequence ATGAGTGAATCGCGAGAGACTCCGAGGAACGACGTGGCCGAGACCCAGGCTGAACCCACCCCGCTGCGGCGAAAACCGGTTCAGCAACGCAGCGCCCGGCGGGTGGAACAGATGCTGGACGCGAGCGCCGAGCTGATCGACGAGCTGGGCTACGACGCGCTCACCACCACGCTGATCGCCAAACGCGCGGGCGTCGCGGTCGGGTCGCTGTACCAGTTCTTCCCGGACAAACGCGCGGTCGTGCAGGCGCTGACGCAGCGGAACCTGGAGCGGTTCGTCGCCGCGGTGAACGAGCGGCTGCAGCAGCTGAGCCCCGAGCACTGGTGGAACATCGTCGACTCGGTGCTCGACATCTACCTGCGGATGCACCGCGAGGTGCCGGGATTCTCGAAGGTCCACTTCGGAGACGTGATCGACGTCCGGCTGCTGGCCGACGACCGCGACAACAACTCGGTCATCGCGGATTCGCTGGTCGAAATCCTGCGCGGGCACGTCGACCGGCCCGCCGACGAACTCCGGTTCGCCATCGCGATCGCCAACGAAACGGCGGACGCGCTGCTGAAGCTGGCCTTCCGCCGCGACCCGAACGGGGACGAGCGGATCGTCGCCGAGGCCAAGCACGTGGTGAAGGGGTATCTGGCCAGCAAATTCGGCGACTGA
- a CDS encoding ribose-phosphate pyrophosphokinase, whose translation MRDIAVFSGSAHPELAAEICANLGVPLLPVEIDRFANDCLQVQLQANCRERDVFLIQPLVKPVQEHLVELLLMLDAARGASAARTTVVMPHYSYARSDKKDAPRISIGGRLVADLMVTAGANRVLTMTLHSPQVHGFFSVPVDHLHALHELAQYFRQYDLSETTVVSPDLGNAKEAAHFARLLGTKVAAGAKQRFADDRVEITSVIGEIAGRDIIVLDDEIARGSTVLELLDRLREMGARTIRVACTHGLFADGALKRIGGQEDVLEIVCTNTVPVPVEERTEKLRILSIAPALAEAMRRIHNGESVSSLFEPN comes from the coding sequence ATGCGCGACATCGCGGTCTTCAGCGGCAGCGCGCATCCCGAACTCGCCGCGGAAATCTGCGCCAACCTGGGCGTCCCGCTGCTTCCGGTGGAGATCGACCGGTTCGCCAACGACTGCCTCCAGGTCCAGCTCCAGGCCAACTGCCGCGAGCGCGACGTCTTCCTGATCCAGCCGCTGGTCAAACCAGTGCAGGAACACCTGGTCGAGCTGCTGCTGATGCTCGACGCGGCCCGTGGCGCCTCGGCCGCGCGCACCACCGTCGTGATGCCGCACTATTCGTACGCGCGCTCGGACAAAAAGGACGCGCCGCGGATCTCCATCGGCGGCAGGCTGGTCGCCGACCTGATGGTCACCGCGGGCGCGAACCGCGTGCTCACCATGACGTTGCATTCGCCGCAGGTGCACGGGTTCTTCAGCGTTCCGGTCGACCATCTGCACGCGCTGCACGAGCTGGCCCAGTACTTCCGGCAGTACGACCTCTCGGAAACCACGGTCGTGTCGCCGGATCTGGGCAACGCCAAGGAAGCCGCGCATTTCGCCCGGTTGCTCGGCACGAAGGTCGCGGCCGGCGCGAAACAGCGGTTCGCCGACGACCGCGTCGAGATCACGTCGGTGATCGGCGAGATCGCCGGACGCGACATCATCGTGCTCGACGACGAGATCGCGCGCGGCAGCACGGTGCTGGAACTGCTGGACCGGTTGCGGGAAATGGGCGCGCGGACGATCCGGGTGGCCTGCACGCACGGGCTGTTCGCCGACGGCGCGCTCAAGCGGATCGGCGGCCAGGAGGACGTGCTGGAGATCGTCTGCACCAACACCGTGCCGGTGCCGGTCGAGGAACGCACGGAGAAACTCCGGATCCTGTCCATCGCCCCGGCGCTGGCCGAGGCGATGCGGCGAATCCACAATGGAGAGTCGGTCAGCTCGCTGTTCGAACCGAACTGA
- a CDS encoding SDR family oxidoreductase codes for MRVVIAGGHGQIALHLEKLLAQRHDAPVGIVRNPEHEADLTAVGAETVVLDLEKSDVDAVAKALEGADAAVFSAGAGPGSGEGRKDTVDRGAAVLFADAAERAGVRRFIQVGSINADKADDPGHDPVFAAYLRAKRAAEEDLKARDLDWTILRPGRLTNDSGTGQVKIAEHVGGGEIPREDVAAVLLALLDAPATARRTLELVSGDDSVADAVSRI; via the coding sequence ATGCGAGTCGTCATCGCTGGCGGACACGGCCAGATCGCCCTGCACCTGGAAAAGCTGCTCGCGCAGCGGCACGACGCGCCGGTCGGCATCGTGCGCAACCCCGAGCACGAGGCCGACCTGACCGCGGTCGGCGCCGAAACGGTCGTGCTCGACCTCGAAAAGTCCGATGTGGACGCCGTCGCCAAGGCGCTCGAAGGCGCGGACGCCGCGGTGTTCTCCGCCGGTGCCGGTCCGGGCAGCGGAGAGGGCCGCAAAGACACTGTCGACCGCGGCGCGGCGGTCCTGTTCGCCGACGCGGCGGAGCGGGCGGGCGTCCGCCGGTTCATCCAGGTCGGTTCGATCAACGCGGACAAGGCGGACGACCCCGGCCACGACCCGGTTTTCGCCGCCTACCTGCGGGCCAAGCGCGCCGCTGAGGAAGACCTCAAGGCCCGCGACCTCGACTGGACGATCCTGCGCCCCGGCCGCCTGACCAACGATTCCGGCACCGGCCAGGTGAAAATCGCGGAGCACGTCGGGGGCGGCGAGATCCCGCGCGAGGACGTCGCCGCGGTGCTGCTGGCGCTGCTCGACGCCCCGGCGACCGCCCGGCGCACGCTGGAACTGGTCTCCGGCGACGATTCCGTCGCCGACGCGGTGTCCCGGATCTGA